The Arachis hypogaea cultivar Tifrunner chromosome 19, arahy.Tifrunner.gnm2.J5K5, whole genome shotgun sequence genome has a window encoding:
- the LOC112780112 gene encoding putative disease resistance protein RGA3: MIHRRELGKKLNKIIGRLDRIAQRRSNFDLRQVVRKRSSEVAEWRQTSSTIALPQVYGRDEDKKKVVEFLLSPSRSSESLSVYPIVGLGGLGKTTLVQMVYNDQQVGNHFDLKIWVCVSENFTRGSMLRSILKAMEVDKYESMDLDAMEKKVKELLQGKKYLLVLDDVWKRSQEMELGLTQHKWDELRTVLSCGSKGSSILVSTRDKHVATIMGTCQAHHLDRLSDDDCWSLFKLRAFGADREERAELVAIGKEIVRKCGGSPLAALALGGVMQSRSTEKEWLEVQKSELWSLPDENDIMPVLRLSYSSLTPTLKQCFAFCAIFPKDTEIKKQELIYLWMANGFISSRPNLEVEEVGHMVWNELYQKSFFQDGGSDVFLARFVSRCMI; encoded by the coding sequence ATGATTCATCGGCGTGAGCTTGGGAAGAAGTTGAATAAGATAATAGGCAGGTTGGATCGAATTGCTCAACGTAGGAGCAACTTTGATCTTAGACAAGTTGTGAGGAAAAGGTCAAGTGAAGTTGCTGAATGGCGTCAAACAAGCTCAACTATCGCCCTTCCTCAAGTGTACGGACGAGATGAAGATAAAAAGAAAGTAGTGGAGTTTCTTCTTAGCCCATCACGAAGCTCTGAGTCCCTTTCCGTCTATCCCATTGTTGGATTAGGTGGTCTTGGAAAAACAACACTTGTTCAGATGGTCTACAATGATCAGCAAGTAGGTAACCATTTTGATTTGAAGATTTGGGTCTGTGTTTCTGAGAATTTTACTAGGGGGAGTATGTTGCGTTCCATTCTAAAAGCTATGGAAGTGGATAAGTATGAGAGCATGGATTTAGATGCAATGGAGAAAAAAGTGAAAGAATTGCTACAAGGTAAAAAGTATTTATTGGTTTTAGATGATGTCTGgaaaagaagccaagaaatggaACTCGGATTAACCCAACACAAATGGGATGAGTTAAGAACTGTATTGTCTTGTGGATCTAAAGGCTCCTCCATTTTAGTATCCACTCGCGATAAGCATGTTGCAACAATTATGGGAACATGCCAAGCTCATCATTTGGACCGTCTATCCGATGATGATTGTTGGTCGTTGTTTAAACTGCGCGCATTTGGAGCTGACCGAGAAGAGCGTGCAGAGCTTGTAGCAATAGGGAAGGAGATAGTCAGGAAATGTGGAGGATCACCTCTTGCAGCACTGGCATTAGGTGGTGTGATGCAATCCAGAAGCACGGAAAAAGAATGGCTTGAAGTTCAGAAAAGTGAGCTTTGGAGTTTACCAGATGAGAATGACATTATGCCTGTCTTGAGATTAAGCTACTCTTCTTTAACGCCAACTCTAAAGCAGTGTTTTGCTTTCTGTGCCATATTTCCCAAAGAtacagaaattaagaagcaagaaTTGATTTATCTTTGGATGGCTAATGGATTTATTTCATCCCGGCCGAACTTGGAGGTAGAAGAGGTTGGCCACATGGTTTGGAATGAATTATACCAAAAATCATTCTTCCAAGATGGGGGGAGTGATGTTTTTCTGGCGAGATTTGTTTCAAGATGCATGATTTAG
- the LOC112777007 gene encoding putative disease resistance protein RGA1 isoform X3, with protein sequence MPLLFCFTSVALTVARKHATTSKLAGNTVSPLFWSGKSKSIVGAEEVLEALQPHSTLKLLTIRWYEGLRWPTWMENNSATHSLVSLRLVNCGKCKHLPPVGKLPFLKKLEVIGMDDVQYIEENESYDGVEAIPFPSLEELFLSHLANVERLMKRETTHMFPSLSKLHIYKCPKLQLPCLPSVKDLTVWECSNEQLKSISNLNGLNQLHLDGCDEVSYFQEGMMNMTSLATLQISDFRRLKELPFDITKLTALSDLSINKCYNLECLPEQGWEDLSSLRHLSIIGCYRLGSLPDGVRHLASLQSLTIGHCPVLEKRCEKGTGEDWHKIAHVPHVEFPRF encoded by the exons ATGCCACTGCTGTTTTGCTTCACCAGTGTAGCTCTTACTGTTGCCAGAAAACATGCTACAACTTCCAAACTTGCTGGCAACACTGTCTCGCCACTGTTCTG GAGTGGTAAGAGCAAGTCGATTGTGGGAGCAGAAGAAGTACTTGAAGCGCTTCAACCTCACTCCACACTCAAGCTGTTGACGATACGGTGGTATGAGGGATTACGTTGGCCAACTTGGATGGAAAACAATTCTGCTACCCACAGTTTAGTTTCTCTTCGACTTGTGAATTGTGGAAAGTGCAAGCATCTTCCTCCAGTGGGAAAACTTCCATTTCTGAAGAAGCTTGAGGTAATAGGCATGGATGATGTGCAGTACATTGAGGAAAATGAAAGTTATGATGGTGTTGAAGCAATACCATTCCCATCTTTGGAGGAATTGTTTTTGTCCCACTTGGCAAACGTGGAGAGGTTGATGAAACGGGAAACAACACACATGTTCCCCTCTCTTTCTAAACTCCATATCTATAAATGCCCTAAACTGCAATTGCCGTGCCTTCCAAGTGTTAAGGACCTCACTGTTTGGGAATGTAGCAATGAGCAACTGAAGTCAATCTCTAATCTCAACGGTCTTAACCAACTTCATCTCGATGGATGTGATGAAGTGTCGTACTTTCAAGAGGGAATGATGAACATGACCTCTCTTGCAACTCTGCAGATATCAGATTTCAGAAGATTGAAGGAACTGCCATTTGACATCACAAAACTCACTGCTTTGTCTGATCTATCCATCAATAAATGCTATAATCTGGAGTGTTTACCAGAACAGGGTTGGGAAGACTTATCTTCACTTCGGCATTTGTCAATTATTGGCTGTTATAGGTTGGGATCCTTGCCTGATGGTGTTCGCCACTTAGCTTCACTTCAATCTTTGACTATTGGTCACTGCCCAGTGTTGGAAAAGCGGTGTGAGAAAGGAACAGGGGAGGATTGGCACAAGATAGCACATGTTCCCCATGTAGAGTTTCCTCGTTTTTAG
- the LOC112777007 gene encoding putative disease resistance protein RGA1 isoform X1, protein MLQLPNLLATLSRHCSGGELRIEGLGNVGRISEAEDANLKRKQDLTDLSLSWYRSGKSKSIVGAEEVLEALQPHSTLKLLTIRWYEGLRWPTWMENNSATHSLVSLRLVNCGKCKHLPPVGKLPFLKKLEVIGMDDVQYIEENESYDGVEAIPFPSLEELFLSHLANVERLMKRETTHMFPSLSKLHIYKCPKLQLPCLPSVKDLTVWECSNEQLKSISNLNGLNQLHLDGCDEVSYFQEGMMNMTSLATLQISDFRRLKELPFDITKLTALSDLSINKCYNLECLPEQGWEDLSSLRHLSIIGCYRLGSLPDGVRHLASLQSLTIGHCPVLEKRCEKGTGEDWHKIAHVPHVEFPRF, encoded by the exons ATGCTACAACTTCCAAACTTGCTGGCAACACTGTCTCGCCACTGTTCTG GAGGAGAGCTAAGAATAGAAGGTCTAGGAAATGTTGGGAGAATATCAGAAGCTGAAGATGCAAATTTGAAGCGTAAACAAGACCTCACAGATTTAAGCTTGTCATGGTACAGGAGTGGTAAGAGCAAGTCGATTGTGGGAGCAGAAGAAGTACTTGAAGCGCTTCAACCTCACTCCACACTCAAGCTGTTGACGATACGGTGGTATGAGGGATTACGTTGGCCAACTTGGATGGAAAACAATTCTGCTACCCACAGTTTAGTTTCTCTTCGACTTGTGAATTGTGGAAAGTGCAAGCATCTTCCTCCAGTGGGAAAACTTCCATTTCTGAAGAAGCTTGAGGTAATAGGCATGGATGATGTGCAGTACATTGAGGAAAATGAAAGTTATGATGGTGTTGAAGCAATACCATTCCCATCTTTGGAGGAATTGTTTTTGTCCCACTTGGCAAACGTGGAGAGGTTGATGAAACGGGAAACAACACACATGTTCCCCTCTCTTTCTAAACTCCATATCTATAAATGCCCTAAACTGCAATTGCCGTGCCTTCCAAGTGTTAAGGACCTCACTGTTTGGGAATGTAGCAATGAGCAACTGAAGTCAATCTCTAATCTCAACGGTCTTAACCAACTTCATCTCGATGGATGTGATGAAGTGTCGTACTTTCAAGAGGGAATGATGAACATGACCTCTCTTGCAACTCTGCAGATATCAGATTTCAGAAGATTGAAGGAACTGCCATTTGACATCACAAAACTCACTGCTTTGTCTGATCTATCCATCAATAAATGCTATAATCTGGAGTGTTTACCAGAACAGGGTTGGGAAGACTTATCTTCACTTCGGCATTTGTCAATTATTGGCTGTTATAGGTTGGGATCCTTGCCTGATGGTGTTCGCCACTTAGCTTCACTTCAATCTTTGACTATTGGTCACTGCCCAGTGTTGGAAAAGCGGTGTGAGAAAGGAACAGGGGAGGATTGGCACAAGATAGCACATGTTCCCCATGTAGAGTTTCCTCGTTTTTAG
- the LOC112777007 gene encoding putative disease resistance protein RGA1 isoform X4 — MLSGKSKSIVGAEEVLEALQPHSTLKLLTIRWYEGLRWPTWMENNSATHSLVSLRLVNCGKCKHLPPVGKLPFLKKLEVIGMDDVQYIEENESYDGVEAIPFPSLEELFLSHLANVERLMKRETTHMFPSLSKLHIYKCPKLQLPCLPSVKDLTVWECSNEQLKSISNLNGLNQLHLDGCDEVSYFQEGMMNMTSLATLQISDFRRLKELPFDITKLTALSDLSINKCYNLECLPEQGWEDLSSLRHLSIIGCYRLGSLPDGVRHLASLQSLTIGHCPVLEKRCEKGTGEDWHKIAHVPHVEFPRF; from the exons atgtt GAGTGGTAAGAGCAAGTCGATTGTGGGAGCAGAAGAAGTACTTGAAGCGCTTCAACCTCACTCCACACTCAAGCTGTTGACGATACGGTGGTATGAGGGATTACGTTGGCCAACTTGGATGGAAAACAATTCTGCTACCCACAGTTTAGTTTCTCTTCGACTTGTGAATTGTGGAAAGTGCAAGCATCTTCCTCCAGTGGGAAAACTTCCATTTCTGAAGAAGCTTGAGGTAATAGGCATGGATGATGTGCAGTACATTGAGGAAAATGAAAGTTATGATGGTGTTGAAGCAATACCATTCCCATCTTTGGAGGAATTGTTTTTGTCCCACTTGGCAAACGTGGAGAGGTTGATGAAACGGGAAACAACACACATGTTCCCCTCTCTTTCTAAACTCCATATCTATAAATGCCCTAAACTGCAATTGCCGTGCCTTCCAAGTGTTAAGGACCTCACTGTTTGGGAATGTAGCAATGAGCAACTGAAGTCAATCTCTAATCTCAACGGTCTTAACCAACTTCATCTCGATGGATGTGATGAAGTGTCGTACTTTCAAGAGGGAATGATGAACATGACCTCTCTTGCAACTCTGCAGATATCAGATTTCAGAAGATTGAAGGAACTGCCATTTGACATCACAAAACTCACTGCTTTGTCTGATCTATCCATCAATAAATGCTATAATCTGGAGTGTTTACCAGAACAGGGTTGGGAAGACTTATCTTCACTTCGGCATTTGTCAATTATTGGCTGTTATAGGTTGGGATCCTTGCCTGATGGTGTTCGCCACTTAGCTTCACTTCAATCTTTGACTATTGGTCACTGCCCAGTGTTGGAAAAGCGGTGTGAGAAAGGAACAGGGGAGGATTGGCACAAGATAGCACATGTTCCCCATGTAGAGTTTCCTCGTTTTTAG
- the LOC112777007 gene encoding putative disease resistance protein RGA1 isoform X2 has protein sequence MTHSLAELGHLNLGGELRIEGLGNVGRISEAEDANLKRKQDLTDLSLSWYRSGKSKSIVGAEEVLEALQPHSTLKLLTIRWYEGLRWPTWMENNSATHSLVSLRLVNCGKCKHLPPVGKLPFLKKLEVIGMDDVQYIEENESYDGVEAIPFPSLEELFLSHLANVERLMKRETTHMFPSLSKLHIYKCPKLQLPCLPSVKDLTVWECSNEQLKSISNLNGLNQLHLDGCDEVSYFQEGMMNMTSLATLQISDFRRLKELPFDITKLTALSDLSINKCYNLECLPEQGWEDLSSLRHLSIIGCYRLGSLPDGVRHLASLQSLTIGHCPVLEKRCEKGTGEDWHKIAHVPHVEFPRF, from the coding sequence ATGACACATAGTTTGGCTGAGTTAGGTCATTTGAATCTAGGAGGAGAGCTAAGAATAGAAGGTCTAGGAAATGTTGGGAGAATATCAGAAGCTGAAGATGCAAATTTGAAGCGTAAACAAGACCTCACAGATTTAAGCTTGTCATGGTACAGGAGTGGTAAGAGCAAGTCGATTGTGGGAGCAGAAGAAGTACTTGAAGCGCTTCAACCTCACTCCACACTCAAGCTGTTGACGATACGGTGGTATGAGGGATTACGTTGGCCAACTTGGATGGAAAACAATTCTGCTACCCACAGTTTAGTTTCTCTTCGACTTGTGAATTGTGGAAAGTGCAAGCATCTTCCTCCAGTGGGAAAACTTCCATTTCTGAAGAAGCTTGAGGTAATAGGCATGGATGATGTGCAGTACATTGAGGAAAATGAAAGTTATGATGGTGTTGAAGCAATACCATTCCCATCTTTGGAGGAATTGTTTTTGTCCCACTTGGCAAACGTGGAGAGGTTGATGAAACGGGAAACAACACACATGTTCCCCTCTCTTTCTAAACTCCATATCTATAAATGCCCTAAACTGCAATTGCCGTGCCTTCCAAGTGTTAAGGACCTCACTGTTTGGGAATGTAGCAATGAGCAACTGAAGTCAATCTCTAATCTCAACGGTCTTAACCAACTTCATCTCGATGGATGTGATGAAGTGTCGTACTTTCAAGAGGGAATGATGAACATGACCTCTCTTGCAACTCTGCAGATATCAGATTTCAGAAGATTGAAGGAACTGCCATTTGACATCACAAAACTCACTGCTTTGTCTGATCTATCCATCAATAAATGCTATAATCTGGAGTGTTTACCAGAACAGGGTTGGGAAGACTTATCTTCACTTCGGCATTTGTCAATTATTGGCTGTTATAGGTTGGGATCCTTGCCTGATGGTGTTCGCCACTTAGCTTCACTTCAATCTTTGACTATTGGTCACTGCCCAGTGTTGGAAAAGCGGTGTGAGAAAGGAACAGGGGAGGATTGGCACAAGATAGCACATGTTCCCCATGTAGAGTTTCCTCGTTTTTAG